Proteins from one Nicotiana tabacum cultivar K326 chromosome 23, ASM71507v2, whole genome shotgun sequence genomic window:
- the LOC107829376 gene encoding uncharacterized protein LOC107829376: MKTLVLPSSSSQIPPWLILFCRRHLCTSSISSSLMNQHPQIPELSPSDSLEKPILNPQDSEKLVPLHDIDHSCDRPNSEDGGFTKNHVVDVLLSHRDDPDSAYRYFQTARQQRGFLHTKSDPFFVLLHILVSSTMHQHKARRLLDNYAFSDSGPSATVIFNGLVNSCKAFDFELNPRVFNFLINSCVKVNGLNDAIDCFNGMVELDIMPWIPIMNKLLKALVRQDMIGVARDLYADVVSRGICYDCRTVHILMAACLREMKMEEAVRIFKEAKMSGIKLDAGLYSLCVYVACKEQNLSFALELLGEMKDRGWVPSEGTYVNIISTCVKQRNMVEALRLKDEMLSNGHPMNLVVATCLMKGYHVQGNLSSALDLFDKLALYGLTPSQVTYAVLIEGCCKNGNIEKAVEIYRQMKLAGIKPNVYVENSLIKGFLSVNLLDEAMNVFDEAINSGTANVFVYNNIIAWFCKKGQMDEAQNVWDKMVDNGVVPSIASFNNMILGNCRNGNMDKALDLFSKLPERLLKPNVVTYSILIDGYFRKGDVDKAGNMFDQMVSSGIAPTDYTFNTIISGLSKAGKLSEAKDLLKKIVAGGLLPTCMSYNSLIDGFLKEDDVTSALAVYRELCDSGISPDVVTYTTLIDGFCKSNNIDLALKMLNEMRNREIKLDVIAYAVLIDGFCKRRDMKSASELFDEILQVGLSPNLFVYNSMISGFRNVNNMEAALVLRDRMISEGVTCDLETYTTLIDGLLKDGKIVMASDLFTEMLGKGIMPDDITYTVLVHGLCNKGQVENAHKVLEEMCKKSTTPNVLIYNTLIAGYFKEGNLQEAFRLHDEMLDKGLKPDDATYDILVSGSFRGNSFALDTSLPQ; this comes from the coding sequence ATGAAAACTTTAGTTctcccttcttcttcctcacagATTCCACCATGGCTAATCCTCTTTTGCAGACGCCATCTTTGCACTTCTTCAATCTCATCGTCACTAATGAATCAACACCCACAAATTCCTGAACTTTCCCCCTCAGATTCTCTTGAAAAACCCATCTTAAACCCTCAAGATTCTGAAAAGCTTGTACCTTTACATGACATTGACCATTCTTGTGACAGACCCAATTCAGAAGATGGTGGGTTTACCAAGAATCATGTAGTTGATGTGCTTTTGAGCCACAGAGATGACCCTGATTCAGCTTATAGGTATTTCCAAACTGCTAGGCAACAAAGGGGTTTTTTGCATACTAAATCTGACCCTTTCTTTGTTTTGTTGCACATATTAGTAAGTTCTACAATGCATCAACATAAAGCTCGACGCTTGCTTGATAATTATGCTTTTAGTGACTCTGGTCCCTCTGCTACTGTTATTTTTAATGGTTTAGTTAATTCTTGTAAGGCTTTTGATTTCGAGTTAAATCCTCGTGTTTTTAATTTCTTGATAAATAGTTGTGTGAAAGTTAATGGATTGAATGATGCAATTGATTGTTTCAATGGGATGGTTGAACTTGATATAATGCCGTGGATCCCGATTATGAACAAGCTTTTGAAGGCATTGGTGAGGCAGGACATGATTGGAGTAGCGCGAGATTTGTATGCTGATGTAGTGTCTAGAGGAATCTGTTATGATTGTCGTACTGTGCATATTTTGATGGCTGCTTGTCTGAGAGAAATGAAAATGGAGGAGGCGGTACGGATTTTTAAGGAGGCTAAGATGAGTGGGATTAAGCTTGACGCGGGGTTGTATAGCCTTTGTGTTTATGTCGCTTGTAAGGAGCAGAATCTAAGTTTCGCGTTGGAGTTGTTGGGTGAGATGAAAGACAGGGGTTGGGTTCCTTCTGAGGGCACTTATGTGAACATAATTTCCACTTGCGTGAAGCAAAGGAATATGGTTGAGGCATTAAGGCTCAAGGATGAAATGCTTAGTAATGGGCATCCGATGAACTTGGTGGTTGCAACATGTTTGATGAAAGGGTATCATGTGCAGGGAAATTTATCGAGTGCGTTGGATTTGTTCGACAAACTGGCCTTGTATGGACTCACTCCGAGCCAGGTAACATATGCAGTTTTAATAGAAGGCTGCTGTAAAAATGGGAATATTGAAAAAGCAGTAGAAATTTACAGGCAAATGAAACTTGCAGGTATCAAGCCTAATGTTTATGTTGAGAATTCCTTAATAAAGGGTTTTTTGAGTGTTAACTTGTTAGATGAAGCAATGAATGTATTTGATGAGGCAATAAATTCGGGGACGGCCAATGTTTTCGTTTACAATAATATAATAGCCTGGTTTTGTAAGAAGGGTCAAATGGACGAGGCTCAAAACGTATGGGATAAGATGGTCGATAATGGAGTCGTACCTTCTATAGCTTCGTTCAACAATATGATTCTTGGAAATTGCAGAAATGGGAATATGGACAAAGCATTGGATTTGTTCTCTAAGTTGCCAGAAAGGCTGTTGAAACCTAATGTTGTAACATATAGCATTTTGATTGACGGATATTTCAGAAAAGGCGACGTTGATAAAGCGGGGAACATGTTTGATCAAATGGTCTCTTCAGGAATTGCCCCTACTGACTACACATTCAATACCATAATAAGTGGTCTATCTAAAGCCGGCAAATTGTCAGAGGCAAAAGATTTGCTTAAAAAAATTGTTGCAGGAGGTCTCCTTCCAACATGCATGTCTTACAATAGCCTAATAGATGGATTTTTGAAGGAAGATGATGTCACTTCAGCATTGGCTGTTTACAGAGAGTTGTGCGATAGTGGGATTTCCCCAGATGTTGTAACTTACACAACTTTAATTGATGGGTTCTGCAAAAGCAATAACATTGATCTTGCTTTAAAAATGCTGAATGAGATGAGAAATAGAGAAATTAAGTTAGATGTTATTGCGTATGCTGTCCTTATAGATGGCTTTTGCAAAAGAAGAGACATGAAAAGTGCGTCTGAACTTTTTGATGAAATCCTTCAAGTTGGTCTCTCTCCTAACCTATTTGTGTATAACAGCATGATAAGTGGGTTTAGAAATGTAAATAATATGGAAGCAGCACTAGTCTTGCGTGATAGGATGATCAGTGAAGGCGTTACATGTGATTTGGAAACATACACCACTTTGATTGATGGGCTTTTAAAGGACGGAAAAATAGTTATGGCGTCCGATTTGTTCACCGAGATGCTTGGAAAGGGTATAATGCCTGATGACATCACATATACTGTTCTTGTACACGGTCTTTGCAATAAAGGTCAGGTTGAGAATGCGCACAAGGTCTTAGAGGAGATGTGTAAAAAGAGTACGACTCCTAATGTTCTGATTTATAATACACTAATTGCTGGATACTTCAAGGAGGGAAATTTGCAAGAGGCATTTAGGTTGCATGATGAGATGCTTGACAAAGGTCTTAAGCCCGACGATGCAACCTATGATATTCTTGTAAGTGGATCATTCAGAGGAAACAGTTTCGCTCTTGATACTTCATTGCCGCAATGA